In Methanomassiliicoccus sp., the following proteins share a genomic window:
- a CDS encoding CinA family protein, giving the protein MGGARAPGRGGDHPRGQGRREAAGDHEGQCPGGHHLTPEERVGTLLRERNLTLALAESCTGGLIASLITDVPGSSDYFLASLVTYSNASKTSLLGVDEVTLEEHGAVSDRTAREMAAGARRVIGADVGVAVTGIAGPGGGTPTKPVGLVYFAVDLGGEVTVERKVLPGDRAEIKKGAAEHALNMLIERLSNY; this is encoded by the coding sequence ATGGGAGGAGCTCGTGCCCCGGGGCGTGGCGGAGACCATCCACGAGGTCAAGGGCGACGAGAGGCTGCAGGAGATCATGAAGGACAATGCCCCGGAGGCCACCATCTGACGCCCGAGGAGAGGGTCGGGACGCTGCTGCGCGAGCGCAACCTCACCTTGGCTCTGGCGGAATCGTGCACCGGCGGTCTCATCGCCTCTCTTATAACCGATGTCCCCGGTTCCTCCGACTACTTTCTCGCCAGCTTGGTAACGTACAGCAACGCCTCCAAGACATCACTCCTGGGCGTCGATGAGGTGACATTGGAGGAGCATGGTGCGGTCAGTGACAGGACCGCCAGGGAGATGGCGGCTGGAGCGAGGCGCGTCATCGGTGCGGACGTGGGCGTCGCCGTGACCGGCATTGCGGGGCCGGGAGGGGGCACTCCCACCAAGCCAGTGGGTCTGGTCTACTTCGCCGTGGACCTCGGAGGAGAGGTGACGGTCGAACGCAAGGTCCTGCCCGGAGATAGGGCGGAGATCAAGAAGGGAGCGGCGGAACACGCTCTTAACATGCTCATCGAACGTCTGAGCAACTATTGA